A stretch of Henckelia pumila isolate YLH828 chromosome 4, ASM3356847v2, whole genome shotgun sequence DNA encodes these proteins:
- the LOC140865475 gene encoding RGG repeats nuclear RNA binding protein A-like, producing MSSTNPFGLLGDDDSEDPTQLVAAKQLNAPAQAPAQPKKAPAQAPAAQAKPAAKLPSKPVPPTQAVRESKNEDQRGGGRGAARGGGRGRGGRGFNRDHDNENAFGNTNGFSRVYKLSEDGDAGKDSSDRRPYSGPRGGGGFRGGRRGGISNGESTEGERPRRVFDRHSGTGRGSGFKREGAGRGNWGTAADEIATETEEPVVEGLGEKNVVDAEKPSEQEEVDANKETPANEPQEKEPEEKEMTLEEYEKVLEEKRKPLSALKSEERKVNLDKELESMQILSNKKNDDEFFVKLGSDKDKRKEAAEKAKKSVSINEFLKPAKGEYARSGGRGQGRGRGRGGGGAGAGAGISNHSEQALALGDTGEFPSLAGN from the exons ATGAGTTCTACTAATCCTTTTGGGCTTCTTGGTGATGATGACTCCGAGGACCCAACTCAGCTTGTTGCTGCAAAGCAGCTAAATGCACCGGCGCAGGCTCCGGCTCAGCCTAAGAAAGCTCCAGCTCAGGCCCCGGCGGCTCAAGCCAAGCCTGCAGCCAAGCTTCCCTCCAAGCCTGTCCCTCCAACTCAGGCTG TGAGAGAATCCAAAAATGAAGATCAACGTGGAGGAGGCCGTGGTGCTGCACGTGGTGGTGGCCGTGGGCGTGGTGGCCGTGGATTTAACCGCGACCACGACAATGAAAATGCATTTGGAAACACTAATGGCTTTTCCAGAGTATATAAGTTATCAGAAGATGGAGATGCTGGAAAGGATTCATCTGATAGGCGTCCATATAGTGGGCCACGTGGAGGTGGTGGCTTCCGTGGGGGTCGCCGTGGTGGTATTAGCAATGGGGAATCTACAGAGGGTGAACGCCCACGAAGGGTGTTTGATCGTCACAGTGGAACTGGGCGTGG GTCTGGCTTTAAACGTGAGGGTGCTGGCCGTGGAAATTGGGGAACAGCAGCTGATGAGATAGCCAC GGAAACTGAAGAACCAGTTGTGGAAGGACTAGGAGAGAAAAATGTTGTTGATGCTGAAAAGCCATCAGAACAAGAAGAAGTTGATGCTAACAAGGAAACTCCTGCAAATGAACCACAAGAAAAGGAGCCTGAAGAGAAG GAGATGACTTTGGAGGAATATGAAAAGGTTCTGGAAGAGAAGAGAAAGCCCTTGTCTGCGCTCAAGTCCGAAGAAAGGAAGGTTAACTTGGACAAAGAACTTGAGTCCATGCAAATTCTGTCCAACAAGAAGAATGATGATGAATTCTTTGTGAAATTG GGTTCTGACAAAGATAAACGCAAAGAGGCTGCTGAAAAGGCAAAAAAG TCTGTTAGCATAAATGAGTTTCTGAAGCCGGCTAAAGGAGAGTACGCCCGATCTGGAGGCCGTGGTCAGGGACGTGGTCGTGGTAGAGGTGGAGGTGGAGCTGGAGCTGGAGCTGGAATAAGCAATCACAGTGAGCAGGCCCTAGCCCTTGGTGATACTGGGGAGTTCCCTTCTCTTGCAGGTAATTGA